TTCGTTATTATGAGGAGAAGCAGCTTGTCTTTCCAGCACGAACGAAAGGGGGAAGTCGAAGATATTCATTTGAGGATGTAAAGAAAATACAAGAAATTCATCGCAAGCTAAAGGAGGGATATAATACCTACGAACTTAAGGCTAAGAATCGGCGGCAGAGCAGCGTGATATAACATTTCGGCAAGATCGCAGATTTTGCAACCGCTTTTTGCCACTATTCGACAACAATCTTCACATTCATGGTATATAATGCACTTATCTATAACTGCTAAATTTGAAAACAGGCATAGGGGAGTGCAAAAACGATTGTTAATCCATCGACTCAAGTTAATTTTCTTTCCGATTAGCTGCTTGCTGATCATTATCGCATCTTCTATTTTGGGTCAGAGCACGCATCGTTTGTGTGCCATGATTGTCGTGAGCATTCTGTTGTTGTTATCCGTAGTATTAGATCATAAGTATCCGCGGTTTCTCTGGGTTCAGCTGATTCTGCTCGGCATTTTTCAATATATCACCCAGCTGAACTGGTGTGTACTGCTGTACTACATTATGATCATGACGATTTTTGATAAGAAACAATCCTACAAGAAAACATTGCCTGTCTCTGTACTGCTTATCCTGCA
This sequence is a window from Paenibacillus urinalis. Protein-coding genes within it:
- a CDS encoding MerR family transcriptional regulator; translation: MNDQIMSIGMVKELTGLSERQIRYYEEKQLVFPARTKGGSRRYSFEDVKKIQEIHRKLKEGYNTYELKAKNRRQSSVI